One Orrella dioscoreae genomic window carries:
- a CDS encoding HD domain-containing protein, whose amino-acid sequence MHADFDPYPQLAALLLPAVTGGDDGAHDLSHLQRVWKNARAIHACEGGDTELLLAATLLHDCVAVEKNSPLRAQASRLSAAKASEILRGLGWDDARIGQVAHIIEAHSFTAAIAPRTLEARILQDSDRLDAIGMLGVARCFYVAGRMRSQLYHPADPQAQARPLDDAHYALDHFPKKLLMLADNFQTPEGARLAGLRHASMLAFLDAFAQEI is encoded by the coding sequence ATGCATGCCGACTTCGATCCCTATCCGCAACTCGCCGCCTTGCTGCTGCCCGCCGTGACCGGCGGCGACGACGGCGCCCATGACTTGTCCCACCTGCAGCGCGTCTGGAAGAACGCCCGCGCGATCCACGCGTGCGAAGGCGGGGACACCGAGCTCCTGCTGGCCGCGACGCTGCTGCACGACTGCGTGGCCGTCGAGAAGAATTCCCCCTTGCGCGCCCAGGCATCGCGCCTGTCGGCGGCCAAGGCGTCCGAGATATTGCGAGGATTGGGCTGGGATGACGCACGTATCGGGCAGGTGGCGCACATCATCGAGGCGCACAGCTTCACCGCCGCCATTGCGCCGCGCACGCTGGAAGCCCGCATCCTGCAGGACTCCGACCGCCTGGACGCCATCGGCATGCTGGGCGTTGCGCGGTGTTTCTATGTGGCGGGCCGCATGAGGTCGCAGCTTTATCATCCGGCCGATCCGCAGGCGCAGGCGCGGCCGCTGGACGATGCGCACTACGCGCTGGATCATTTTCCCAAGAAGCTGCTCATGCTGGCGGACAACTTCCAGACCCCGGAAGGCGCCCGCCTGGCAGGGTTGCGGCACGCCAGCATGCTGGCGTTCCTGGATGCCTTCGCGCAAGAAATCTGA
- a CDS encoding IS3 family transposase (programmed frameshift), translated as MAKYDEQFKLRVVRRYLSGSAGAKTVGAEQGLGHATVRRWVQSYREHGLSGLRRKGASYDAAFKLQVLRRMRQEHWSQAQTAAAFNIRCATHIGKWARQYDAGGLGALAPKRRGRPPMPHKPPPAPIPTDMTAEQMREELAYLRAENDYLKKLKALIEAERTGSAGEKAQIVQGLRPTHPLSLLLRAAKLSRSTFYYHLKAQGAVDQYAALKAKIRAIYTRHKGRYGYRRITAALRQAGQCVNHKTVQKLMRALGLKSLVRPKRYRSYRGEVGRVAPNVLARQFEADRPNQKWVTDVTEFNVRGQKLYLSPVMDLYNGEIVAYETSERPLFGLVGNMLKKAMRRLSPGDQPLLHSDQGWQYQQPSYRRMLADRGLTQSMSRKGNCLDNAAMESWFATLKTECFYLRRYDSIEQLQKAIGQFIHYYNHQRIRLKLKGLSPVQYRTQALAA; from the exons ATGGCGAAGTACGACGAGCAGTTCAAGCTCAGGGTAGTCAGGCGGTATTTATCGGGCTCAGCGGGAGCCAAGACGGTCGGTGCTGAGCAGGGTCTTGGCCATGCGACGGTCAGACGCTGGGTGCAGAGCTACCGGGAGCATGGCCTGTCCGGGTTGCGCCGCAAGGGGGCAAGCTATGACGCAGCCTTCAAGCTGCAGGTGCTCAGGCGAATGCGGCAGGAGCACTGGTCACAGGCCCAGACGGCGGCCGCGTTCAACATTCGCTGTGCGACTCACATTGGCAAGTGGGCACGCCAGTATGATGCGGGAGGACTGGGCGCATTGGCGCCCAAACGTAGAGGTCGACCTCCGATGCCCCACAAGCCCCCGCCCGCGCCAATTCCCACGGACATGACTGCCGAGCAGATGCGCGAGGAGCTGGCCTATCTGCGCGCGGAGAATGATTATCTAAAAAAATTGAAGGCCTTGATCGAAGCGGAACGGACCG GAAGCGCTGGTGAAAAAGCGCAAATTGTCCAAGGATTGAGGCCGACACATCCGCTGTCGCTATTGCTGCGGGCGGCCAAGCTCTCGCGCAGCACGTTCTACTACCATCTGAAGGCGCAGGGTGCGGTCGATCAGTACGCCGCGCTCAAGGCCAAGATCCGTGCTATCTACACACGTCACAAGGGCCGCTACGGCTACCGGCGCATCACGGCCGCGCTGCGCCAGGCCGGCCAGTGCGTGAACCACAAGACGGTGCAGAAGCTGATGCGGGCGTTGGGACTGAAGTCCTTGGTGCGACCGAAGAGGTATCGCTCGTACCGAGGCGAGGTAGGCCGCGTGGCGCCGAACGTGCTGGCGCGCCAGTTCGAGGCCGACCGTCCGAACCAGAAGTGGGTCACCGACGTGACGGAGTTCAACGTGCGCGGCCAGAAGCTGTATCTGTCGCCGGTGATGGACCTGTACAACGGTGAGATCGTGGCCTACGAGACCAGCGAACGCCCGCTGTTCGGGCTGGTGGGCAACATGCTCAAGAAGGCGATGCGCCGCCTGTCGCCGGGCGACCAACCGCTGCTGCACTCGGACCAGGGCTGGCAGTACCAGCAGCCCAGCTACCGGCGCATGCTGGCCGATCGTGGCCTCACGCAAAGCATGTCGCGCAAGGGCAACTGCCTGGACAACGCCGCCATGGAGAGCTGGTTCGCCACGCTCAAGACCGAGTGCTTCTACCTGCGCCGCTACGACAGCATCGAGCAGCTTCAAAAGGCCATCGGCCAGTTCATCCACTACTACAACCACCAGCGTATCCGGCTCAAACTAAAAGGCCTGAGCCCGGTGCAATACCGAACTCAGGCCTTGGCCGCCTGA
- a CDS encoding CysB family HTH-type transcriptional regulator translates to MNLQQFRFVRETIRRDFNLTEAARMLYTSQPGVSKAIIEFEDELGVKIFERHGKRIKGLTKPGQAVSQVIDRIMREVDNLKKVSDEFARRDEGGLVIACTHTQARYLLPGVIPGFRKQFPKVRVSLAEGSPTQLAEMVLHEQADLAIATESLALTPGLATLPCYTWEHTVVVRPDHPLAELTSSAAKKLTLAQLAEYPIVTYDRAFSGRTAIDEAFSAQSIHPDIVLEAIDADVIKTYVDVGLGIGIIAGVAYDPRRDQGLIGLPVGRLFGTHTTRVGIKEGVFLRDYVYTFLEMLTPTLTRKAVAEAVQGAKDA, encoded by the coding sequence ATGAACCTTCAACAATTCCGCTTCGTGCGGGAAACGATCCGCCGCGATTTCAACCTGACCGAAGCGGCGAGAATGCTCTACACCTCGCAGCCTGGCGTCTCCAAGGCCATCATCGAGTTCGAGGATGAACTGGGGGTGAAGATCTTCGAGCGCCATGGCAAGCGCATCAAGGGCCTGACCAAGCCCGGCCAAGCCGTGTCGCAGGTGATCGACCGCATCATGCGCGAGGTCGACAACCTGAAGAAGGTCAGCGACGAGTTCGCGCGCCGCGACGAAGGCGGACTGGTGATCGCCTGCACGCACACCCAGGCGCGTTACCTGCTGCCCGGCGTGATTCCCGGCTTCCGCAAGCAGTTTCCCAAGGTCCGCGTGTCGCTGGCAGAAGGCAGTCCCACGCAACTGGCCGAAATGGTGCTGCACGAGCAGGCCGACCTGGCCATTGCCACCGAGTCGCTGGCCTTGACGCCAGGCCTTGCCACCTTGCCTTGCTACACCTGGGAGCACACGGTGGTGGTGCGGCCGGATCATCCGCTGGCCGAGCTGACTTCCAGCGCCGCCAAGAAGCTGACGCTGGCGCAACTGGCCGAGTATCCCATCGTGACGTATGACCGCGCCTTCTCGGGCCGGACGGCCATCGACGAGGCGTTCTCCGCGCAAAGCATCCATCCGGACATCGTGCTCGAGGCCATCGACGCCGACGTCATCAAGACCTACGTGGACGTCGGCCTGGGCATCGGCATCATTGCCGGCGTGGCGTATGACCCGCGCCGCGACCAGGGCCTGATCGGCCTGCCGGTGGGCCGCCTGTTCGGCACGCACACGACGCGTGTCGGCATCAAGGAGGGCGTGTTCCTGCGGGACTATGTCTATACCTTCCTGGAAATGCTGACGCCGACGCTGACCCGCAAGGCGGTGGCGGAAGCGGTGCAGGGCGCGAAGGACGCCTGA
- a CDS encoding leucyl aminopeptidase has translation MEFSTHTTASLHQTKTAALAVGVYGDGVLTPAADIIDRASEGQLRAVVKAEFSGKAGATLVLRALPGVTAQRVVLVGLGKEDDYAPAVHAAAERAFAAACVQAQAADAVSTLAANKCEGATLRVRARNAAIAAGQATYHYDRTFGKADPAARPKLKKFAVSVARADTAQAQAGLREGGGIANGMDLARTLGNLPGNLCTPAYLADTARSLAAEFKGTLKAEILERKQIEALKMGSFLSVARGSDEAPRFIVLKYTAKESAKAAAKSKAKARAPIVLVGKGITFDSGGISIKPAATMDEMKYDMCGAASVLGTLRAVAEIELAHDVIGLIPACENMPSGRANKPGDVVTSMSGQTIEILNTDAEGRLVLCDALTYAERFKPAAVIDIATLTGACVVALGHVNTGLFSKDDALADALLAAGRDTLDTAWRMPMDDAYQEQLKSNFADIANIGGPPAGSVTAACFLSRFTKAYPWAHLDIAGTAWRGGKDKGATGRPVPLLVQYLLGQAQKA, from the coding sequence ATGGAATTTAGCACACACACCACCGCTTCCCTTCACCAAACCAAAACGGCCGCACTGGCCGTTGGCGTTTATGGAGATGGCGTGCTGACGCCCGCCGCCGACATCATCGATCGTGCCAGCGAAGGCCAATTGCGCGCCGTCGTGAAGGCCGAGTTCTCCGGCAAGGCTGGCGCCACGCTGGTGCTGCGCGCCCTGCCCGGCGTCACCGCGCAACGCGTGGTGCTGGTCGGCCTGGGCAAGGAAGACGACTACGCCCCGGCCGTGCACGCCGCCGCCGAGCGCGCCTTCGCCGCCGCCTGCGTGCAGGCGCAAGCGGCCGATGCCGTGTCCACGCTGGCCGCGAACAAATGCGAAGGCGCGACGCTGCGCGTGCGCGCGCGCAATGCCGCCATCGCCGCCGGCCAGGCCACGTATCACTACGACCGCACGTTCGGCAAGGCTGATCCGGCCGCGCGTCCCAAGCTGAAGAAGTTCGCCGTCTCGGTGGCGCGCGCGGACACCGCGCAGGCGCAGGCGGGCTTGCGCGAAGGCGGCGGCATCGCCAACGGCATGGACCTCGCCCGCACGCTGGGCAACCTGCCCGGCAACCTCTGCACCCCGGCCTACCTGGCGGACACGGCACGCAGCCTGGCCGCTGAATTCAAGGGCACGCTCAAGGCCGAGATCCTCGAACGCAAGCAGATCGAGGCGCTGAAGATGGGCTCGTTCCTGTCGGTGGCGCGCGGCTCCGATGAAGCGCCGCGCTTCATCGTGCTGAAGTACACGGCGAAGGAATCGGCAAAGGCAGCGGCCAAGTCCAAGGCCAAGGCGCGCGCGCCCATCGTGCTGGTGGGCAAGGGCATCACCTTCGATTCGGGCGGCATCTCGATCAAGCCCGCCGCCACCATGGACGAAATGAAGTACGACATGTGCGGCGCGGCCAGCGTGCTGGGCACCTTGCGCGCAGTCGCCGAGATCGAACTGGCGCACGATGTCATCGGCCTCATCCCCGCGTGCGAGAACATGCCCAGCGGCCGCGCCAACAAGCCGGGCGACGTCGTCACCAGCATGTCGGGCCAGACCATCGAGATCCTGAACACCGACGCCGAAGGCCGTCTGGTGCTGTGCGACGCACTGACCTACGCCGAACGCTTCAAGCCCGCCGCCGTGATCGACATCGCCACCCTGACCGGCGCCTGCGTCGTGGCCCTGGGCCACGTCAACACAGGCCTGTTCTCCAAGGACGATGCCCTGGCCGACGCGCTGCTGGCCGCCGGCCGCGACACGCTCGACACGGCATGGCGCATGCCCATGGACGACGCCTACCAGGAACAGCTGAAGTCCAACTTCGCCGACATCGCCAACATCGGCGGCCCCCCCGCAGGGTCAGTCACCGCCGCCTGCTTCCTGTCGCGCTTCACCAAGGCCTATCCCTGGGCCCACCTGGACATCGCCGGCACCGCCTGGCGTGGCGGCAAGGACAAGGGCGCCACCGGCCGTCCGGTGCCCCTGCTGGTGCAGTACCTGCTCGGGCAGGCGCAGAAGGCGTGA
- a CDS encoding ABC transporter substrate-binding protein produces MGGAAAAADKPPIKIGILGDMSGTYAGMGGPGSVAAAQLAIDDCLKAECKGMQISLVSADHQNKADVGAARAREWFDREGVSAIADLTNSAVAIAVQGIAKEKNRVVMFSGPATTALTNAQCSPVGFHWMFDTYSQSAGGARATVETGGKSWYFVTVDYAFGHSLEADTAKMVQSLGGKVVGSVRHPLNVADFASFMLQAQASKAQVVALANGGQDTVNAVKQAREFGIVEGGQRLVSLLIFLSDLRALGLPNAQGLSYVDGFYWDFDDDARAWAGRFEKAYKGLKPTMTHAGVYSSVLHYLRAAAQTGSTQGDVVAEAMRKLPIKDPIMRNASIRPDGRVIHDMYLYEVKKPDESKGEWDYSRLVATIPAEQAFQPLAQSTCPLVQQAKP; encoded by the coding sequence ATGGGAGGGGCTGCCGCCGCGGCCGACAAGCCGCCGATCAAGATCGGCATCCTGGGCGACATGTCCGGCACCTATGCCGGCATGGGCGGACCCGGTTCGGTGGCCGCCGCGCAACTGGCCATCGACGACTGCCTGAAGGCCGAATGCAAGGGCATGCAGATTTCGCTGGTGTCGGCCGATCACCAGAACAAGGCCGACGTGGGCGCGGCGCGCGCGCGCGAATGGTTCGACCGGGAAGGCGTCTCGGCGATTGCCGACCTGACCAATTCCGCCGTGGCGATTGCCGTGCAGGGCATCGCCAAGGAAAAGAACCGGGTCGTGATGTTCTCGGGGCCGGCCACCACCGCGCTGACCAACGCGCAGTGTTCGCCGGTGGGTTTTCACTGGATGTTCGACACCTATTCGCAGTCCGCCGGCGGCGCGCGCGCCACGGTCGAGACGGGCGGCAAATCCTGGTATTTCGTGACGGTGGACTACGCCTTCGGTCATTCGCTGGAGGCCGACACCGCCAAGATGGTGCAGTCGCTGGGCGGCAAGGTGGTGGGCAGCGTGCGGCACCCCCTGAACGTCGCCGACTTCGCGTCCTTCATGCTGCAGGCGCAGGCGTCGAAAGCGCAGGTCGTGGCGCTGGCCAACGGCGGCCAGGACACGGTCAACGCGGTCAAGCAGGCGCGCGAGTTCGGCATCGTCGAAGGCGGGCAGCGCCTCGTGTCCCTGCTGATTTTCCTGTCCGACCTGCGCGCGCTGGGCCTGCCCAATGCGCAGGGCCTGTCCTACGTGGATGGCTTCTATTGGGACTTCGATGACGACGCACGGGCGTGGGCAGGCCGCTTCGAGAAGGCCTACAAGGGCCTGAAGCCCACGATGACGCATGCGGGCGTCTATTCCAGCGTGCTGCATTACCTGCGCGCGGCCGCCCAGACCGGCTCGACGCAGGGCGACGTGGTGGCCGAGGCCATGCGCAAGCTGCCGATCAAGGACCCGATCATGCGCAATGCATCGATCCGTCCGGACGGCCGCGTGATCCACGACATGTACCTGTACGAGGTCAAGAAGCCGGACGAGTCCAAGGGCGAGTGGGACTACTCGCGCCTGGTGGCGACGATCCCGGCGGAGCAGGCATTCCAGCCGCTTGCGCAATCGACCTGCCCGCTGGTGCAGCAGGCCAAACCCTGA
- a CDS encoding LysR family transcriptional regulator translates to MPDWDSLRYFLEVARTQRVSAAARRLGVEHTTVSRRVKALEASLDTVLFEKSRSAGFVLTADGQRLFVRAEQMENTLQSAREELSGIGEAISGHVRLGATEGFGTYVLTPLLMDFHRRYPHVTLDVLPVPRFVSLSKREADLAITIERPQRGPYVCSKLCDYTLRLYGTPAYLHAHAPITRRADLADHTFIGYVDELLFSDRLRYLEDELPGSNVVLRSTSVIAQYHAALQGQALAVLPCFIASQDSRLTPVLADDVRIMRSFWIYCHEDARRLKRVAALWEFLRQAVTANQTLLQGRGGPLRRGA, encoded by the coding sequence ATGCCGGACTGGGACAGCTTGCGGTATTTCCTCGAAGTCGCCCGCACCCAGCGCGTCAGCGCGGCCGCCCGCCGCCTGGGGGTGGAGCACACCACGGTCTCGCGCAGGGTCAAGGCGCTGGAAGCCAGTCTGGACACCGTGCTCTTCGAGAAATCCCGCAGCGCGGGCTTCGTGCTGACGGCCGACGGCCAGCGCCTGTTCGTGCGCGCCGAACAGATGGAAAACACCCTGCAGTCCGCGCGCGAGGAATTGTCCGGCATCGGCGAGGCGATCTCTGGACACGTCCGGCTGGGCGCCACCGAGGGTTTCGGCACCTATGTGCTGACGCCGCTGCTGATGGACTTCCATCGCCGCTACCCGCACGTGACGCTGGACGTCCTGCCCGTGCCGCGCTTCGTCAGCCTGTCCAAGCGCGAAGCCGACCTCGCCATCACCATCGAACGGCCGCAACGCGGTCCCTATGTGTGCAGCAAGCTGTGCGACTACACCCTGCGCCTGTACGGCACGCCCGCGTATCTGCATGCGCACGCGCCCATCACGCGGCGCGCGGACCTCGCCGACCACACCTTCATCGGCTACGTGGACGAACTGCTCTTCAGCGACCGGCTGCGTTACCTGGAGGACGAGCTGCCGGGCAGCAACGTGGTCCTTCGCAGCACCAGCGTCATCGCGCAGTACCACGCCGCGTTGCAGGGCCAGGCGCTTGCCGTGCTGCCCTGCTTCATCGCGTCACAGGACAGCCGCCTGACGCCGGTATTGGCCGACGACGTGCGGATCATGCGAAGCTTCTGGATCTATTGCCACGAAGACGCGCGCAGGCTCAAGCGCGTGGCGGCGTTGTGGGAATTCCTGCGGCAGGCGGTGACGGCCAACCAGACCTTGCTGCAGGGCCGCGGCGGCCCCTTGCGGCGCGGCGCCTGA
- a CDS encoding CoA-acylating methylmalonate-semialdehyde dehydrogenase — MSKDIPRLAHLIGGKLVESTSKEWRDVVNPATQEVVARVPFGTREELDQAVANAREAYATWRNTGQGARMRVMLKFQQLLRDNTDKLAEMITREHGKTLPDAQGEVGRGLEVVEHACSIASLQLGEYAENAAGGIDVYTLVQPLGVCAGITAFNFPVMLPCFMFPIAVSCGNTFVLKPSEQDPTATLFLAQLALEAGLPPGVLNVVHGGPDIANGLCEHPDVKAVSFIGSTRVGTEIYRRASDAGKRCQAMMGAKNHCVILPDADREVALNHLIGAAFGAAGQRCMAASVAVFVGKSREWLPDFVERSRKLKVNTGTDRSADLGPLVSPAAKQRVESLIAAGEKEGATLLLDGRGLTVKGYEQGNFVGPTVFGGVTAKMRIYQEEIFGPVLCVVEAETLEEAVAFINGNPNGNGVAIFTQDGGAARYFQNNIDVGQVGINIPIPVPVAWFSFTGSRGSKLGDLGPNGKQAVQFWTQTKTVTARWSAHGSGVNTTITMK, encoded by the coding sequence ATGAGCAAAGACATTCCCCGCCTGGCCCACCTGATCGGCGGCAAGCTGGTCGAGTCGACGTCGAAGGAGTGGCGCGACGTGGTGAATCCCGCGACGCAGGAGGTGGTGGCCCGCGTGCCTTTCGGCACGCGCGAAGAGCTGGACCAGGCCGTGGCCAATGCCCGCGAGGCCTATGCCACCTGGCGCAACACGGGGCAGGGCGCGCGCATGCGCGTCATGCTGAAGTTCCAGCAACTGCTGCGCGACAACACCGATAAGCTCGCCGAGATGATCACCCGCGAGCATGGCAAGACCTTGCCGGATGCGCAGGGCGAGGTGGGCCGCGGCCTGGAGGTGGTCGAGCACGCCTGCAGCATCGCCAGCCTGCAACTGGGCGAGTATGCCGAGAACGCGGCGGGCGGCATCGATGTCTATACGCTGGTCCAGCCGCTGGGGGTGTGCGCGGGCATCACCGCCTTCAACTTCCCCGTGATGCTGCCCTGCTTCATGTTCCCGATCGCCGTGTCCTGCGGCAACACCTTCGTGCTGAAGCCGTCCGAGCAGGACCCCACCGCCACCCTGTTCCTGGCGCAGCTGGCGCTGGAAGCGGGCCTGCCGCCGGGCGTGCTGAACGTGGTGCATGGCGGGCCGGACATCGCCAACGGGCTGTGCGAGCACCCGGACGTCAAGGCCGTGTCCTTCATCGGCTCGACGCGCGTGGGCACCGAGATCTACCGGCGTGCCTCGGACGCGGGCAAGCGCTGCCAGGCCATGATGGGCGCGAAGAACCACTGCGTGATCCTGCCCGACGCCGATCGCGAAGTGGCCTTGAATCACCTGATCGGCGCGGCTTTCGGCGCGGCGGGCCAGCGCTGCATGGCGGCCTCGGTGGCGGTGTTCGTCGGCAAGTCGCGCGAGTGGCTGCCCGATTTCGTCGAGCGCTCGCGCAAGCTGAAGGTGAACACGGGCACCGACCGCAGCGCCGACCTGGGCCCGCTGGTATCGCCCGCCGCCAAGCAGCGCGTGGAGAGCCTGATCGCGGCCGGCGAGAAAGAGGGCGCGACGCTGCTGCTGGATGGCCGTGGCCTGACGGTCAAGGGCTATGAGCAGGGCAATTTCGTCGGCCCGACGGTGTTCGGCGGCGTGACGGCCAAGATGCGCATCTACCAGGAGGAGATCTTCGGGCCGGTGCTGTGCGTGGTGGAGGCCGAGACGCTGGAAGAGGCGGTGGCATTCATCAACGGCAATCCCAACGGCAACGGCGTGGCGATCTTCACGCAGGACGGCGGCGCCGCGCGCTATTTCCAGAACAACATCGACGTGGGACAGGTGGGCATCAACATCCCCATTCCGGTGCCGGTGGCCTGGTTCAGCTTCACGGGGTCGCGCGGCTCCAAGCTGGGGGACCTGGGGCCCAACGGCAAGCAGGCCGTGCAGTTCTGGACCCAGACCAAGACCGTGACCGCGCGCTGGTCGGCGCATGGCTCGGGCGTGAACACCACGATCACGATGAAGTGA
- the lptF gene encoding LPS export ABC transporter permease LptF — translation MSLFKRSVAAEISSHAGVVFSTLVIVWLSVLLVRLLGEAAGGTIGADVVLGLATFSTITALPTILSVSLFIAVLTTVTRNYRESEMVVWFASGLSLADWLRPVLRLAIPIAMLIAVLTLAASPWAYRQIAEYRERYEQRSDLSKVTAGQFAEASGGERVFFAEEPSIVGDELGSVFVRVQDPEWLTVVTATNARIQNEANGDRFLVLGAGHRYDLKPGSAEFRLADFQRYGVRLESRGEDQLAEARAAAERSSKARPTGQLITDDTDSSRAQIMWRIALPIAALNLALLAIPLGAVNPRLGRSGDLLIAGLVALLYMNLINLSRGWISSGAVGFGVGVWAVHAIFGLLTAYLMYRRLRVKAPKDAGPSAPAPAAA, via the coding sequence ATGTCACTATTCAAACGCTCGGTCGCAGCGGAAATCTCCAGCCATGCAGGCGTCGTCTTCTCCACACTGGTGATCGTGTGGCTCAGCGTGCTGCTGGTTCGCCTTCTGGGCGAGGCGGCAGGCGGCACCATCGGCGCCGACGTCGTGCTCGGCCTCGCCACGTTCTCCACCATCACCGCGCTGCCCACCATCCTGTCGGTGTCGCTCTTCATCGCGGTGCTCACCACCGTCACGCGCAACTACCGCGAGTCCGAAATGGTCGTGTGGTTCGCCAGCGGCCTGTCGCTGGCTGATTGGCTGCGGCCCGTGCTGCGCCTGGCCATCCCCATCGCCATGCTCATCGCCGTGCTGACGCTGGCTGCATCGCCCTGGGCGTACCGGCAGATCGCCGAATACCGCGAGCGTTATGAACAGCGCTCGGACCTGTCCAAGGTCACCGCCGGCCAGTTCGCGGAGGCCAGCGGCGGCGAACGCGTGTTCTTCGCCGAAGAGCCCTCGATCGTGGGCGATGAGTTGGGCAGCGTGTTCGTGCGCGTGCAGGATCCCGAGTGGCTGACGGTCGTCACCGCCACCAACGCAAGGATCCAGAACGAAGCCAACGGCGACCGTTTCCTGGTGTTGGGCGCAGGCCATCGCTATGACCTGAAGCCGGGGTCCGCCGAGTTCCGCCTGGCCGACTTCCAGCGATATGGCGTGCGCCTGGAAAGCCGTGGCGAAGACCAGCTGGCCGAAGCCCGCGCGGCAGCGGAGCGCAGCAGCAAGGCGCGTCCCACGGGCCAACTGATCACGGACGACACCGACAGCTCGCGGGCCCAGATCATGTGGCGCATCGCCTTGCCCATCGCGGCCTTGAACCTGGCCTTGCTGGCCATTCCGCTGGGGGCGGTCAATCCGCGCCTGGGCCGCTCGGGCGACCTGTTGATCGCCGGCCTGGTGGCCTTGCTCTACATGAACCTCATCAACCTGTCGCGCGGCTGGATCAGCAGCGGGGCGGTCGGCTTCGGCGTCGGGGTCTGGGCGGTACATGCCATCTTCGGCCTGCTGACGGCCTACCTGATGTATCGCCGCCTGCGCGTGAAGGCGCCGAAGGATGCCGGGCCGTCCGCGCCCGCGCCGGCCGCTGCCTGA
- a CDS encoding DNA polymerase III subunit chi, whose protein sequence is MTRIDFAFGAPDRLPMACQVAGKRYRAGQRLVVYCSDATRLAAFDKLLWTFEDISFLPHVLANDPLAASSPIVLTAQAPAAPVADAGGELPWLMNLDDDCPPGYAQFARVLEIVSGEPADRQTARQRWRTYQEAGHDLHAHDLSKPAGGA, encoded by the coding sequence GTGACGCGCATCGACTTCGCCTTCGGCGCGCCCGACCGCCTGCCGATGGCCTGCCAGGTTGCCGGCAAGCGCTACCGCGCGGGCCAGCGCCTGGTCGTCTACTGCAGCGACGCGACGCGGCTGGCGGCCTTCGACAAACTGCTCTGGACGTTCGAGGACATCTCCTTCCTTCCCCATGTCCTCGCCAACGATCCGCTGGCCGCGAGCAGCCCCATCGTACTGACTGCGCAGGCGCCCGCCGCGCCCGTGGCCGACGCAGGCGGCGAACTGCCCTGGCTGATGAATCTAGACGACGATTGCCCGCCCGGCTATGCGCAGTTCGCCCGGGTGCTGGAGATCGTCTCGGGCGAACCTGCCGATCGCCAGACCGCGCGCCAACGCTGGCGCACCTATCAAGAGGCCGGCCACGACCTGCATGCCCACGACCTGAGCAAACCGGCAGGCGGCGCCTGA
- a CDS encoding DUF2325 domain-containing protein has protein sequence MTQSMSAVVVGADRLGNIPELLKGHNISITHHISGRDPSHQKKTLQLPSGTELVILLTDFLGHNVMKTFRNAAQRGGIRVVACRRSVCSMQQALTQCGLCPNANSCARTQH, from the coding sequence ATGACGCAATCGATGAGCGCAGTAGTGGTAGGCGCGGACCGCCTGGGCAACATCCCTGAGCTCCTCAAGGGCCACAACATTTCCATCACGCACCACATCAGTGGACGTGATCCTTCGCACCAGAAGAAGACGCTGCAACTGCCCTCGGGCACCGAGCTGGTCATCCTGCTCACGGACTTCCTGGGCCACAACGTGATGAAGACCTTCCGCAACGCCGCGCAGCGTGGCGGCATCCGTGTGGTGGCATGCCGCCGTTCGGTGTGCAGCATGCAGCAGGCGCTGACGCAATGCGGCCTGTGCCCCAACGCGAATTCGTGTGCCCGCACGCAGCACTGA